From a region of the Phragmites australis chromosome 21, lpPhrAust1.1, whole genome shotgun sequence genome:
- the LOC133903757 gene encoding E3 ubiquitin-protein ligase HAKAI homolog — protein sequence MLQIRLSKIGSSDSGAAASGAAAAGGAPAKSAAAAAAALGGVPESVTVACPDHLVIADLPVAKSLGAVTTSAASAKRTIGRRSRRPLGERVHICSRCEFPIAIYGRLIPCEHAFCLTCARSDSSCYLCDERIQKIQSVKMMEGIFICAAPMCLKSFLKKADFESHVPEAHSNLLQANVEKEERNESDAPNISRASAGDTQRQSQMPEMSTARAPPRPGVSPTSTSHMQDREEHSRYHQSREQTPLRPPMLAKPPSFHGHHSYPTGDTQAENNPPQGFDRPYNWASQSHQENPGAATPLRQDSDHSTQDKQQLMANAPFMFPPMPPHQPNFMMPMNMNQPLMPNASFNYPPLQQDGNPQYFGAPFQMQLPDARSDQGSVSGIQPSPGPLSFHEGLQRPWAMGLMGNPFQSMPFGQGMADGAGDPQGVGGMAFMQAGFGGIPDGSINPGMPGQADRGDGRGILAQMPMPMQMQMSFPPPLPPTQPPSGSQQSFSRT from the exons ATGCTGCAGATCCGCCTGAGCAAGATCGGCTCGTCGgactccggcgccgccgcctccggcgcGGCAGCGGCGGGCGGAGCCCCAGCAAAGTCGGCGgcagcggctgcggcggcgctgGGCGGCGTCCCGGAATCGGTGACCGTGGCGTGCCCCGACCACCTGGTGATCGCGGACCTCCCCGTGGCGAAGAGCCTCGGCGCCGTCACGacctccgccgcctccgccaaGCGCACCATCGgccgccgctcccgccgccCTCTCGGAGAGCGCGTCCACATCTGCTCCCGCTGCGAGTTCCCCATCGCCATCTACGGCCGCCTC ATTCCTTGTGAACATGCTTTCTGTTTAACCTGTGCAAGAAGTGATTCCAGCTGCTATCT TTGTGATGAGCGCATTCAGAAGATACAGAGTGTGAAAATGATGGAAGGGATTTTCATCTGTGCTGCACCAATGTGTCTCAAGTCTTTCCTTAAGAAAGCAGATTTTGAGTCTCATGTGCCTGAAGCCCATTCCAACCTCCTCCAAGCTAATGTAGAGAAGGAAGAACGTAACGAGTCAGATGCTCCTAACATCTCCCGTGCTTCTGCAGGGGATACTCAAAGGCAATCTCAAATGCCTGAAATGTCTACTGCACGTGCTCCTCCAAGGCCAGGTGTTTCACCCACTTCAACTTCTCACATGCAAGATCGTGAAGAACACTCCCGCTACCACCAGTCCAGGGAGCAAACCCCACTGAGGCCCCCAATGCTTGCAAAACCGCCGTCATTCCATGGTCACCACTCATACCCAACAGGAGATACTCAGGCTGAGAACAACCCACCTCAAGGATTTGACCGGCCCTACAACTGGGCTTCTCAGTCACACCAGGAGAACCCAGGTGCAGCAACTCCGCTTCGCCAAGATTCTGATCACAGTACTCAGGACAAGCAACAACTGATGGCTAATGCACCGTTTATGTTCCCGCCAATGCCTCCTCATCAGCCCAACTTTATGATGCCCATGAATATGAATCAGCCTTTGATGCCCAATGCGTCATTCAATTACCCTCCTCTCCAGCAAGATGGAAACCCGCAGTATTTTGGTGCACCTTTCCAGATGCAACTACCAGATGCTCGATCAGATCAAGGTTCCGTGTCAGGGATCCAGCCTTCACCTGGTCCTTTAAGCTTCCATGAGGGGCTTCAGCGACCATGGGCCATGGGATTGATGGGCAATCCATTTCAGTCGATGCCCTTTGGGCAGGGAATGGCTGATGGTGCAGGTGATCCTCAGGGTGTTGGTGGTATGGCCTTCATGCAGGCTGGTTTTGGGGGCATTCCTGATGGTTCCATAAATCCAGGCATGCCAGGTCAAGCTGATCGAGGTGATGGAAGAGGTATTCTAGCGCAGATGCCTATGCCGATGCAAATGCAGATGTCATTTCCCCCACCCCTGCCGCCTACACAGCCTCCATCAGGCTCACAGCAATCTTTTAGCAGGACTTGA
- the LOC133904047 gene encoding ABC transporter G family member 11-like — MMRKGGVTGMGREAAVAVAAELEDAGRKAAGAEAAAAVPALSPLSETLWREKAAAGAFLGDVSARLAWRDLTVTVALGSGDTQAVLQGLTGHAEPGTITALMGPSGSGKSTLLDALAGRLAANAFLSGTILLNGRKANLSFGAAAYVTQDDNLIGTLTVRETISYSARLRLPDKMPREEKQALVEGTIVEMGLQDCADTVVGNWHLRGISGGEKRRVSIALEILMRPRLLFLDEPTSGLDSASAFFVTQTLRGLARDGRTVIASVHQPSSEVFELFDSLYLLSGGKTVYFGKASEACEFFAHAGFPCPPLRNPSDHFLRCVNSDFDKVKATLKGSMKTRFERSDDPLERITTSEAMRRLISYYQHSQYYINAQRKVDEMARVKGTVLDSGGSQASFGMQAYTLTKRSFINMSRDFGYYWLRLIIYIVVTVCIGTIYFNVGTGYSSILARGACASFVFGFVTFMSIGGFPSFVEDMKVFQRERLNGHYGVLAFVIGNTLSAMPFLILITFVSGTLCYFMVHLHPGFTHYLFFVLCLYASVTVVESLMMAIASVIPNFLMGIIIGAGIQGIFMLVSGYFRLPHDIPKPFWRYPMSYISFHYWALQGQYQNDLKGLVFDNQDDELPKIPGEYILENVFQIDVNRSKWLDLAVLLSMIIIYRLLFFIMIKVSEDVTPWVRGYVARRRVQNRRQRKAELAAVRSPSLRGYVVDAASLPADHP, encoded by the exons ATGATGAGGAAGGGGGGAGTGACCGGGATGGggcgggaggcggcggtggcggtggcggcggagctggAGGACGCGGGCAGGAAGGCGGCGGGGGCCGaagccgcggcggcggtgccggcgCTGAGCCCGCTGAGCGAGACACTGTGGCgggagaaggcggcggcgggtgcgTTCCTCGGGGACGTGTCGGCGCGGCTGGCGTGGCGGGACCTCACGGTCACCGTCGCGCTGGGCAGCGGCGACACGCAGGCCGTGCTGCAGGGGCTCACGGGCCACGCCGAGCCGGGAACCATCACCGCGCTCATGGGACCCTCGGGGTCCGGCAAGTCCACGCTGCTCGACgcgctcgccggccgcctcgccgCCAACGCCTTCCTCTCCGGGACCATCCTCCTAAACGGCCGCAAGGCCAACCTCTCCTTCGGCGCCGCG GCCTATGTGACACAAGATGACAACCTGATCGGCACACTGACGGTGAGGGAGACGATCTCATACTCGGCGCGCCTTCGCCTCCCGGACAAGATGCCCAGGGAGGAGAAGCAGGCCCTGGTTGAGGGCACGATCGTCGAGATGGGGCTGCAAGATTGCGCTGACACCGTTGTCGGAAATTGGCACCTGAGGGGGATCAGTGGTGGTGAGAAGAGGAGAGTCAGCATTGCCCTGGAGATACTGATGAGGCCCAGGCTGCTATTCCTGGATGAGCCCACCAGTGGTCTTGATAG TGCTTCAGCATTCTTCGTGACGCAGACGCTGCGCGGGCTGGCGAGGGATGGTCGGACCGTCATCGCGTCGGTCCATCAGCCGAGCAGTGAGGTTTTCGAGCTTTTCGACAGTCTGTATCTTCTTTCAGGGGGGAAAACAGTCTACTTCGGGAAGGCCTCTGAGGCTTGCGAG TTCTTCGCCCATGCTGGTTTCCCATGCCCGCCACTGCGCAATCCATCGGATCATTTCCTTAGGTGcgtcaactccgatttcgacaaGGTGAAGGCCACTCTGAAAGGATCAATGAAGACAAGG TTTGAAAGATCTGATGATCCTCTTGAGCGAATCACAACTTCGGAGGCGATGCGAAGGCTGATCAGCTACTACCAGCACTCACAGTACTACATCAATGCACAACGGAAAGTAGATGAGATGGCACGGGTT AAGGGAACGGTGCTGGATTCAGGAGGGAGCCAAGCTAGCTTCGGAATGCAGGCGTACACGCTCACGAAGCGATCGTTCATCAACATGTCAAGGGACTTTGGGTACTACTGGTTGAGGCTTATTATCTACATTGTTGTGACAGTCTGCATTGGGACTATCTACTTCAATGTTGGCACTGGATACAGCTCCATTCTG GCTCGGGGCGCGTGTGCTTCCTTTGTCTTTGGCTTCGTCACATTCATGTCGATCGGAGGGTTTCCATCGTTTGTCGAGGACATGAAG GTCTTCCAAAGGGAGAGGCTCAACGGTCACTACGGTGTGCTGGCATTTGTCATCGGCAACACGCTCTCGGCGATGCCGTTCCTGATCCTGATCACCTTCGTGTCGGGCACGCTGTGCTACTTCATGGTGCACCTCCACCCGGGCTTCACGCACTACCTCTTCTTCGTCCTGTGCCTCTACGCCAGCGTCACCGTCGTCGAGAGCCTGATGATGGCCATTGCCAGCGTGATCCCCAACTTCCTCATGGGCATCATTATCGGTGCAGGGATTCAG GGGATATTCATGCTGGTATCAGGGTACTTTAGGTTACCACATGACATCCCAAAGCCATTCTGGAGGTACCCCATGTCATACATCAGCTTCCACTACTGGGCATTgcag GGGCAGTACCAGAACGATCTGAAGGGCCTGGTGTTCGACAACCAGGACGACGAGCTGCCCAAGATCCCCGGGGAGTACATCCTGGAGAACGTGTTCCAGATCGACGTGAACCGGTCCAAGTGGCTGGACCTGGCCGTGCTCTTGAGCATGATCATCATCTACcgcctcctcttcttcatcatgaTCAAGGTGAGCGAGGACGTGACGCCGTGGGTGCGCGGCTACGTCGCGCGGCGGCGGGTGCAGAACAGGCGGCAGCGCAAGGCGGAGCTCGCGGCGGTCCGGTCGCCGTCGCTCCGCGGGTACGTGGTGGACGCGGCCAGCCTGCCGGCCGACCACCCGTGA